Proteins co-encoded in one Callospermophilus lateralis isolate mCalLat2 chromosome 2, mCalLat2.hap1, whole genome shotgun sequence genomic window:
- the Mpzl2 gene encoding myelin protein zero-like protein 2, giving the protein MYGKSPARLVPLLLGLQLTALWPTTAVEIYTSGAVEAMNGTDTRLKCTFSSFAPVGDALTVTWNFRPRDGGPEQFVFYYHVDPFPPMSGRFKDRVVWDGNPERYDVSILLWKLQFDDNGTYTCQVKNPPDVDGLVGTVRLSVVHTVQFSEIYFLALAIGSACALMVIIVIVVVLFQHFRKKRWAERAHKVVEIKSKEEERLNEEKVSVYLEDTD; this is encoded by the exons ATGTATGGCAAGAGTCCTGCGCGCCTGGTGCCTCTCCTCCTTGGCTTACAGCTCACAG CTCTTTGGCCTACAACAGCTGTAGAAATTTACACCTCTGGGGCAGTGGAGGCTATGAACGGGACAGATACTCGGTTAAAATGCACTTTCTCCAGCTTTGCTCCTGTGGGTGATGCACTAACAGTGACTTGGAATTTCCGTCCTCGAGATGGGGGGCCTGAACAGTTT GTATTCTACTACCATGTGGATCCCTTTCCACCCATGAGTGGGCGGTTCAAGGACAGGGTGGTCTGGGATGGGAACCCTGAGCGGTACGATGTCTCCATTCTTCTCTGGAAACTGCAGTTTGATGACAATGGGACATACACTTGTCAGGTGAAGAACCCACCTGATGTTGATGGGCTGGTAGGGACAGTCCGGCTCAGCGTTGTGCACACTG TACAGTTCTCAGAGATCTACTTCCTGGCTCTGGCTATTGGCTCTGCCTGTGCACTGATGGTGATAATAGTAATCGTGGTGGTCCTCTTCCAGCATTTCCGGAAAAAGCGATGGGCTGAAAGagctcacaaagtggtggagataAAATC AAAAGAAGAGGAAAGACTCAACGAAGAAAAGGTCTCTGTTTATTTAGAAGACACAGACTAA